The segment gaaatggataaaaccaaactgtaacccagccacagccagtccatgtgctcaagacttcttgagcGAGGttccgggtcatgatcctcagatttggctcagagtaaatctctttaaaattacagagtttggctttttttccgttCACACAAGGTTATGGCAACTGTGGTAAAAATTTCCATTAAACCGATTAACACTTGTAACACACCCAGTACGGCTGTGTTTGCAGCCTCGCTAGGAGAGAACCACGTAGTGGCTTAACGCTGTGCCACTCTGAGGTGCGGCCACCGGCTTCCTGGCCTCCCCGCGACAGGCCCACGGTGCCCGGTTGGTTTGTAGCCGTGCAAGCGCGGCGGCGCTTTCGAGGGGTCTCCGGCCGGGACAGCACTGCTCGCTACTGAGCCGCGGCGCCCGCCGGAAAAGCGGTCGGGCCAGGAGCACGCTCGGAACCAAAGCGCCGGGCCCCGCCTACTCGGGGGGCAGCGTTTCCTAGAGCAccgagggggcggggcctggccggcGGGACTGGACGCGCGGGGGGCCGGGAGCGGGAAGTTTGGACCCCGCTGGCGGAGGGGACGGTTGAGGACGGTCGCCGGTCGCCAGACCATGCTGAGCGGAGCACGCGGCAAGCTCGCCTTAGCGCTGCGGGGGACACGCGCACCGACGTCCGCGGCCGCCCGTCGGTGCCTGCACGCGTCGGGGTCGCGGCCCTCGGCAGACCGGAGCAAGAAGGCGGAGGAGCCGCCCCGCGCCTTCGACCCGGCGCTGCTGAAGTTCCTGGTGTGCCCGCTCTCGAAGAAGCCGCTCAGGTGACCCGCCGGCTTCGGCTCTCCCTGCGCGGCCTCccggtggaggtgggggtgggggcaggtggacCGCGCGGCCTCTCGCGGCCGCGGGGGCCTTTCGGGTCCCCGGGTGTTCCCCGCTGCCATTTTCTGGACGCTGGtccggccgggccgggccggagGAAACCCGGGGCAGCCGAGTCCCAGAACTCCCAAGTGAGGTCGCCGGCCCGCAGGAATGCATCGAGGCGTTTTCAGGTTAGCCACTGGCTGCGAATTACAACCAAGGggacctttttaaaaatgccaattctCGCCCCCTTCAGGGGGACTGAATGCGAATGCTGGGGGGGTGAGAGCTgaacatttgtattatttctttggtctctctgtgttgcctaggctgaccTTGAACTACCcgcgtcagcctcccgagcagtTGGGACTACGGGCACCGCTGCCCCGCCTCCGCCCGGctcctttgtattttcttaaaaggtCCCTAAatgattctaatgtacagccgGGTTTCTGAACCATTGGAATTCAGGACAAGTCCAGAGTATTCAGGTTTTTAAGTGAAGATGATGAAAAATACTGCAGTGGCCGCCAGAGTACAACTGATACCCGACAGTGCTGAGCGTTTACGCTGCGTGTGCTGCCCACTGGCGGTTAGTTTTGGGCCGGCAGGATTTTGTAAAAGCCTTTTTAACCTTTAACCTAGTTCTTGGGAAAACAGCTCTACGGTCCAGACCACTACAACCGAATACGAACAACACTAATACTGGTATTACAAATCGCACAAACACAACAATTATCAGTCGTTATCTTTGGATTGTAATTGctagcaatttttattttcatatttctgtgtttttgtccTATAATGAACATATTATTCAACTTTCTTAAACAGTGAAATTACCATTTGATTTACCTTTTAGCTAATTATAACTAGCTCGCGGCATACTCACTGCTTTCCAAAGTTTCCTCATTTCTGCTCTCATCCTTGTCAGTGATTTCCTTCTAATGAATCAGTTAAGGTTCTCTATTCAGTATTTATTCTAAAACTAAGAAGTTGATTTTCCTCTAGTTTTTGTCCcagtagtaaataaaaataacaggatGGTTTTGGGGTTGACTAAAATAATGAAGGAATATTTGGATAAAATACCTTTTCCAGATCTTTTCTGActggtatgaaaaaaaaaattaaggaattaCTTGGGAATAGGGGAAAAAGAGAATCAGAGAAACTAACTTAAATGGGAATAGTTATAGATTCTAAGGGAAATGGTTGCATTAGCTATTGCTGCTTTTAGAATTAAAGAAGACTGTTCTGGGATTAACTCTGTGTCAAGAATTCGATAGATGGtattatatattgaaaattaagGTCTTCCAAACATCTTGTTTTCCACAATtcatcttgttcttttttttcctcttcagatATGAAGCATCAACAAACGAATTGATTAATGAAGAGCTGGGAATAGCCTATCCAATCATTGATGGGATTCCTAACATGATACCACAGGCAGCTAGGATGACACATCAAAGTAAGAAGCAAGAAGAAACGGAGCAGCGATAgatcctaatttaaaaaaacaaaagcacaacaaCTAAATTTTCTTACTACCATATACCTTTTAAAGCAGGGTGGCGGGTAATAACTGGAGGAGAAGAATGTATCTCTCTCTTCCTACATTGACTGTTCTTATTCCACTGGTCTCTCTAGCAGGACTGTTTTACTCAGCCTCTGTGGAAGAAAACTTCCCCCAGGGCTGCACTAGCACAGCCAGCCTTTGTTTTTACAGTCTGCTCCTGCCGGTAACCATACCAGTGTATGTGTTCTTCCACCTTTGGACTTGGATGGGTATTAAACTCTTCAGGCATAATTAATGCAACCAGAGCCAAGATGGCGTATAGATAGATTCATGATATGTGTTGGGCTTCTATCTCTGAAAGCTCAGCGAGGTGGAAATACTGGAGACCCACTTAGTTTGCAGGAAAGATGCTTCGCCTGGCTTGTGTCAGGCTTAGGACTATGGGAGGCTCACGCTGCCCAAGCTGCTTTTATCACACTCTTGTTCTGCCCTTGTTTTTTGAAGGTTCTGACTTATAACTGCTGCATCAGAAGAAACATTTCGACACAGTGTCTTGTCGGAGATTAACACCCCCCAGTCATCATCTGATGACTATTTCTTACCCTTTCATCTAAAAGTTGGTCGTTTGAAATTTTGTTTGCTGGTGTAGCTTCAAGGTATTTGGTGAAGTCACACATTACAGATGACTGAAATAATTCCAAAGGAGCTATGTTGAAATGGTTGCAGAGAAATGCATTTGCACTAGTGTGACTATAAAACCatacaataaaatggaaatttcatgTACTTACACAAAAATTCTGAGTTTGTGAAATTACCTTCGTTTCTTTGGCATCAAATGCTTACG is part of the Eulemur rufifrons isolate Redbay chromosome 13, OSU_ERuf_1, whole genome shotgun sequence genome and harbors:
- the PYURF gene encoding protein preY, mitochondrial — its product is MLSGARGKLALALRGTRAPTSAAARRCLHASGSRPSADRSKKAEEPPRAFDPALLKFLVCPLSKKPLRYEASTNELINEELGIAYPIIDGIPNMIPQAARMTHQSKKQEETEQR
- the PIGY gene encoding phosphatidylinositol N-acetylglucosaminyltransferase subunit Y codes for the protein MYLSLPTLTVLIPLVSLAGLFYSASVEENFPQGCTSTASLCFYSLLLPVTIPVYVFFHLWTWMGIKLFRHN